DNA sequence from the Eptesicus fuscus isolate TK198812 chromosome 7, DD_ASM_mEF_20220401, whole genome shotgun sequence genome:
tgcctgccttcctgattgcccctaaccacttctgcctgccagcctgattaccccctaaccactcccctgacagcctgattcattcctaactgctcccctgccagcctgtttgcccctaactgccctcccctgcaggcctggtcacccctatctgccctccactgcaggcctggtcccccccacaactgctttcccctgcaggcacggtctccccaacttccttcctctgccggcctggtcacccctaactgccctcccctgcaggcttgatcacccccaactgccctcccttgcaggcttcgtccctcccaactgccctcccctgctggcctgatcacccacaactgccctcccttgcaggcctagaccctcccaactgccctcccctgatggccatcttgttgtggccatcttgtgtccacatgggggcaaccatcttgtgagttggagtgatggtcaatttgcacattattctttaattagataggattagataggatagaggcctggtgcatgggtgtgggccagatggtttgccctgaagggtgtcccggatcagggtgggggttcccttggggtgttggGTGGTCTGcacgaggagcctgtggtggtttgcaggatggccatgcccccccccggcgacccaagaggaggccctggtatctgggatttatttatctttgataattgaaactttgtagacttgagtggagccaagcctcctgcttgctctgtggctgcatccatttttcttgggatttatttatcttctataattgaaacttcatatcctggagtggaggcctggtccagccagggcaggcggaaagcttggcttcctccatctctgggggcaactcaagcctcctgctctctccagctctgtggttgcccccatttttgttgggatttatttatcttctatcattgaaactttgtagcctggagtggaggcctggaccagcaaggcaggaggaaagcttgacttcctccattgctgggaaaacccaagcctccctcctgctctctgtggccgcagccatcttggttgggtttaattGCATATTTGCTCcaattggcttgtgggcgtggcttgtgggcatggcttgtgggtgtagaggaggtacggtcaatttgcatattacacttttattagatacaATAATTTTCACTGTATATTCAATGTACTGGGCTTTTATGTTTTCCTAATGACAAAGTTGATGAATACAAATTATGGAGAGCTTAAACAAAGAAAATTGcaaatcaatgaaagagaatttgtCTATATTTGCATGCTAGCAAATGAGAATTCAGCTTTTACAACAACATCAGTTATGATATATTCCAGCCTACAGCAAGGACATTATTTGAATAGCAGTTAATTTGAGCTGTTTGGGTAATAACAATGTTTtcataaagaaaacattgaaCTCTTGAATAAGCATTCCCGGCTGCTTTCCTGCTTGGCATTGGTCatagaatttaaaagaaagaagaattttaTACACATTCAAAATCAGCTGCAAATGGAACTTAAGGTCAGAATAGTAAAGGATTCACGACCAATAATATtagactttactttttttttttcagacatgtTAAATTTATTACAGAGCATTCTTTCCATCCTCATAATAGTGCAATGTGTTCTAGGAAGTTCTGCCAATGGCTTCATAGCGCTGGTGAACTGCATTGACTGGGTCAAGAAACACAAGATCTCCTGTGCTGATGGAATTCTCACTGCTCTGGCGGTCTCCAGAAttagtttgcttgggataatagTATTCAATTGGTATGGAACTGTGTTGCATCCATCCATCTATAGTTCAGAAGTAAAAACTATTGTTCATATTACCTGGGTAGTAAGCAACCATTTTTGTCTCTGGCTTGCTACTAGCCTCAGCATACTTTATTTGCTCAAGATAGCCAATTTCTccagccttttatttcttcacctAAAATGGAAAGCTAACAGAGTGGTTCTCATGATACTCTGGGGCACTTTGGTCTTCTTCATTGTTCATCTTGCAGTGATAAGCACAGATGCAAAAATGCAGATGAATGAATATAAAGGAAACATCACTTGGGAGAGCAAATTGAGGAACATCGCACACCTTTCAAAAATGATCTTATTCATACTTGCAAACCTCATACCCTTTACTGTGTCCCTGACAGCTGTTCTGCTGTTAATCTTTTCCCTGTGGAAACATCTGAAGAGGATGCAGCTCAGTGGCAAAGGATCCCAAGATCCCAGCACCGAGGTCCACATAAGAGCCATGCAAACTGTGATCTCCTTTCTCTTGCTGTTTGTCATTTTCTTCGTGGCACAAATCATCTCAGTTTGGAATTCGAGTACTCAGCAGAACAATTCACTTCACATGATTTGCAAGGTTTTTGGAACCCTGTATCCGTCAAGCCACTCATTTATCCTGATTTGGGGGAATAAGAAGCTGAGACAGGCCTTTCTGTCATTTCTGAGGCAGGTGAGGTGCTGgctgaaggaaaggaaataaatgggGCACCTTGTGTCTtctgtaagaaaataaactggtgaagTTTGCAATGTTTTGTACTTCCTACTACATTTCTTAATGTGTATGGAATTAGGTAAGGTATACCTAGAAAACTTGTACTGAAGTttatcacaaaaatatttttttgtgcaagtttataaaaatacaagaaagatTATACGATTGCCATGTTATATTTTTCAGGTAAGCaaactaattttataaaatattgtaagAAATTGCTCAGAATTATTAATTTATGAACACTTCACATACATATTCTATGTTATCATCTTGCAAGCAACGAATTTATGGTCgatatgtatgcatttttaagGACTGATAACTCATCTCAGGGGATTATTGACATTTTCCATTGTAATTAGTACCACACATATGTACCACAGtgagttaaaatttttttatttgaacctCCAATCTTTGGGATGGTAAGGGTATTCAATTCAAAATCACACACTGAGGATAGATGCTTGAAATAGATATTATTCCATCATGAATTCTTACTTCCTGGCTAATAGAAAATAATCAGAACTCTTGGGAAAAGATGCACGTAATGAAATTAAAGAGTGACAAACATATTTAGAATGTATTTCATATTCATGTACAATAAATAGTACTAAAGATTATTAGATTTAATACAATAGGTGAAAgcttagaaaataaacaagttcTGCAATagtaataaagaagaaagcaaaataatcaTGACGTTTTCACTGATGCTATTGTTTTTGAATTGAGAAGACATTTTCTAATTCAAAAACTTATATCAATTTTTTAGTTTACATATTCACCATGTTTGGGCCTCTGAATTTGGAATCATCTGCTCCATATTTCTGTTTAAGAATTCCTTTTAAacttcagagaaaatatttaaattttacctaTCTTAAATATATGCTCAAAATAAGTGTAGTATATAATTATGGTACATAAGTCAATGATCTTTCTGCACATGAAAATTGATATCTATGACATCTatgtaataattataaagaaGTCTTCAGATCTGTTTGTATATAATCTTATGGAAAATGGTGAAATAGACAGTGTGTTGAAATATATTTGGTTTCGAGTTTTATCATAAGGAAGAAATGTATAACCTTGTTAAACAACTGGGGTGGTGGGGCTtgtcctgggaggtgggagtgacTGGGGGGCGGTCAAtcgaggaaaaaggagacatatataatactttaaacaataaaaaaaagaaagaaagaaaaaatttttaaaagaaagaaaagtataactTTGTTCAACAACTAAAATCGTAGTATTAtgatattttaacaataatatctataccttaatatatatatttcattcatctgatttattcatttgtttctttattaccTGTCTGCTCAGTAGAATACAAGAACTATAATTTGGGATGATGTCTTTCCTGTTTCCTGCTAAGTCTCCAGGACATAAAACCCAGCCCATGGGATAATTGGAGAAaattatattctaaatattaaataattacatgaataaaCCACATTAGATCTGGAAAACCAAGGAAATCAAAACCTATCACAAAATCAGTCGGTGGCATAGATTTCCTGGTTCTGTTTCTTCACCATTCCAGTGACTCTTAACAAATCTGTATGTGCTTGGTTCCAATTACTGCCTTAGACTGGGTGAATGAAGCGAGGTCACCAATAGGCTCCAAAACATAAAGCGACTCATACATAATCTAAATTCCCTATTGCTTTTTTAACAGTCCTGATGTGTTCAAGGAGTCTCCCCTATGCAGTTATCCAGGGAAGAAGGCTGATCACAACTCTGCCATCACAGACATGTGGCTTCCATGATTGCCTTCAATCATGGCCATTGCAAACAGCAGGGCGAAGAAAGATGTCTGGGGAGATTGTGTGGGAGATAATTTGGATGTGAGCCTATAAATGgtgcatttaattttcattcacaAAACATTGATCCACATCATTCACATTGCCATACCATCTGCAAGGGAGTCTGAAAAACATAGTCACTTTATTGCCCAGAAAGGAGACATTCTGTTTAGGGACATGGATATTGGAGGGCACTTAGAAATCTTAGAAGCTTTTCAGTTGAAAAGCCAATTAGATATtgtaaaacaagaaaagtttCTCTGCTTAGAAGGGTGTCATATTTGTTCATGTCACTGATAATTTGACATGCCTTTACATCAGTCttgaatttatttctgtatttcttcaTAAATTCTAAATAATTCAAGTTCCCACTAAAAATTCCTGACTTTAGAGACCTAGAATTGATTTTGCATTGTAGCATTTGTAGCTGCCTTGTATATATTCCTGGTATACATTGCTTATAACTTCTGATTTAGCTTCTATACTGTTTCTCCAtgattattttcagttatttgttCTAGGACTTGGTTGTGGTCTTTGAActagaaataattgaaataagttatttatgtaaattaaattacATCAACAAAAATACTAGAGATGTACAAGGATCTTATTGATAAGTAGCAAATCATAACTGAATTACATAAAAGTTTTTCCCCCAACAATTactattcaaaatttaaaatatttgcatttagaTGTATGTTCCAAGGTgatagaaatacaaattggtggAAAATAATCTCTCTCAGATTTGCATGTTTACATATTTTACTTTCTCCATTTTGTCAGTGGCACAAATGAAAATTTGCAGCTGGTGTCAAGATAAGTGGACAacatttatgtttatactagaggcccagtgcatgaaaattcatgcactggaggggggggggtccctcagccccgcctcctctctcacagtccgggagcccttaggggctgtaggtgacctggtgatcaggggaaggcgacaccccatcacacctctactgccactactggcagcacaagccttggttGACTCTAGTTACCTGAACCTCGGggggctgggtggctgggcagctgccatctgaggcttgcctgcacctcgggccgaccctgggtggctggggggctgagtggactggaggactctggaggcagatgCACGGCaaggcgctgccatcttgtggctgtgggcaccactatCTTTAAGGGTGAGGccgccaattagcatattccctccttattggctgtgggcgccaccatttttgtgatggtgtgagggtcaattagcatattcctctttattagataggatagtagctGACTGTAAGGAATACTACAGGTATTCCTGAAATGTGTGTGTCTTCACAGAACTGTTCAGTTTAGCACTGGAAttacaatacaaataaaatgaactatTCTTTTGTGAAGGTCTCTGGAACTATATCTCAAGGCAGAATTTTGGTTGTTCTTTCTGAAATTATGATGAACATGTTTATGGAAAGCATCATAAATGGATGTCCATCTGCAACTGTTTCACTAAAAAGCTTTCATTGAGGCACAACATTAGAAACATTCTTATACCGATGTCCATTTGAAATGAAGGCCACCTTTCTGGTTGTGTCAACAGGAATGCTCATCTTAGGAGTGCTAGGAAATGGGTTCATCGGACTTTGgatatttatttcaaaagcatACTTCTTTCCTGCCATACTGATACCATCCCAGAGAGTAGAATCCACACTACCAACCTAACAAGGATATTGCACAATGAAGAAAGTAGTAACAGATTTACATCAAAGATTAGGAAGCAAAATCATTATCAAAGAATTTGAAAttataagaactttaaaaattcaggACTTTGAAATTTCCCTCCTGAGGTATCTATGCTTTTTGTACATAGTCACTAGTAAAACAGATGCATTCTATTATTCCAAGTTGTACTTATAAATGATGCTTGGTGCTGAAAATACATATTATGTCTTAGAACAAAATGGCAGCAATTACGTTTGCTAAATATTTTTGGTGAGATGCACTGTTTGGTGAGATGCAAAATAATGTTGAGAAGCCACCTTATTTTGTTTCTCTCCCCGCTCCTGATACTCAGAATCTTCAAGTAATTTTCAGAGGAGAAACCACAGaccagaatgaatgaataaagaccATCTATGTTTGGTCCATGGACCATCCGATCTGCTCTAGTCCAATTAGCCTGCATTGCTGCATCAGCTGTTACACATGGAACTTCCCTTAGAGTTTGTTCCAATAAGTGATCACCACAAATGATTTCTACCTGACAAGCTAGGTGAAGATCCATTTTTCTTCTCAGAaatttttctatatgtttttCCTGAAACTTGGACAAACTTTGTTTCCAATTGTTTAAAATATCCGGTGCCATCATTAGCACCAATAAATTCTAGCAATAAAGACATATCACGTTCAGGTGGAATATGAAACACTGATCCTAAGGCTTTCTTAAATCTTCTTTTGCTTGAAGGGACTGGTTGTAGAAAATCAGGTTGAAGTACTTCTATACCTCTTTCTTTATAAACTCATGCATTTGcttttcccctctttcttctAGATTGATTATTAATTTGTCCACTATGTCTTATAAATGTCAGTCCAACCTTATGTTATAAAGAGGTTGTGTCTCATGAACTACTATGTTCCATTTTGGACATCTGTTGCTATAGTAAAAATGTCTTACAATGCAGCTTTTACAACATGTACTAAGACATTCTGTAATTGTAGTTGCATCTGTTAAGTAACCTTTGCAAATGGAGCACAAGATGTGTGGGGTCAGATTAGAGAGATTAATCAAGTGCTCTTGCTCATCCTTTGATTCTGCCCCACACCCCTCCAACCTCAGCGAGAAGTGgctcatctcttcctcctcctcctcctcctcgttttCTCCAGCTCCTCATCCTCTTCCAACTGATCCTGGAAGGGAACCCTCAAGAGGCCCAGGTTGTGCTCTGACTCCACCTCAGGGGGGCGAGAAGCATGAGCAGCCAGgagctcctgcctctggcaaaggTGGTGGACCCTCCTCATCCCCTGTGGGTACCAGggtgagggaagaagagaagatgagctgtgtgtgtgtgtgtggggggggggggtttggaagggagagggaagaggggagcatGGCTGTGGCTCCCTCCTCCTTGGCAGCGGTTGTGTTCTTGAAtatattttgagataaaattcTGCTCCTTAAATTTTCCTATAATGAAAGCCTGTGGTAATGGCACAGCAATAGACAGGCTGCCATCAAAGAAAATCTCACCCTGAGACATTCATGATGAGTTTCTTTCTAATTACTGGAAGGTGACTAGTCCATCAATATATCTATTTTGTTACCAAATTTTGGGAAAAGAAGGGTGTAGATACATTTccttaacaataataaaaaatgaaaatgctttctTGAAGTGTTTGTTGTTATGTGTTTATTTAGTTTCCCCATAGAAGCTGATTCATAGGAGAGGAACCAAAGATTGTTTCCAATATGAATCCTAGGACACCTAGGGCATGGTGTTCAATTTCCCCTTGGGAGCCAAGATCAAGTACCCCAGCCAGCACAGtatctcccttctttcctgttGATTCGGAGGCCTAAGGAGTACAGAATGGCTAGGTGGCAGTCTTAAATTCCCATCTGATAAAATCATCCCTATTTCTCCTggtggaagtgttccttcctttctACAATGACTTCAGGCCCTCAGAACATACGGTCGTAGGAAGAGGAATCACATTTTACTATTGGGTTACTAGGGGCAATAGTGAGTGGTGACAGGTTTTCACTCCTTGATTCCTGCACTTGTGAATCCTGGTTCCTGGAGAGACAGCACTCTTTATTGCATGCAGACTCCAAGGGCACGTACCAAGGTTTCAGGctggtacctcggttgcaggctcattccctggCCTTGCTTAGGtctgggagcatgcaggaggcaaccaattgatgtgtccctctcaaatcgatgtttctcgctctctgtCTCCTTTCTATCTTTccacactttctaaaaatcaatgaaaaaatatcctcagcaaAGTTTAACAATAACAAcgacaaaaacaagaaaataaaaaactaatgTCCATTTATTTAGTTTACCCTAAACCATGTCTGGGTCTCTGAACTGTGAATCATCTTCTCCATCTTGCTACCTAAACATTCCctttaaatttcagagaaaaggagtcaaaattttctcattttaaatatatgctcACAATAAGTGTAGTATATAATTGTTGTACATAAGTCAATTAACTTTATGCACACATGATAATTGATATCTATGATGTctatgtaataaatattaaaaatgtcttcaagatctgtttttattataattttgtgcAAAATGATGAAACCGAAAGTGTGTGGACATAACTTTGGTAGcaagttttataataataatgaaatgtatAACCTTAACAACTAAAAGTTTAGTATTATGAAATCTTCACACTATTATCTTTTCCTTAATGTATACCTTTCATAGATCTGatttattcatttgctttgtattgactgtctgccccagtagaacataaaaattattatgtGGGATGATGTCTTTCCTGTTTCCTGCTAAGTCCAGAGGACATAAAAGCCAGCCCATGGAATAGTTGGAGAAAATGATAttctaaatatgaaataaatacatgaataaaccaCATTAGATCTGAAAAACCAATGAAATCAAAACCCATCACAAAATCCGTAGGTGGCATAGATTTCCTGGTTCTGTTTCTTCACCATTCCAGTGCCTCTTAACAAATCTGCATGTGCTTGGTTCCAATTACTGCCTTAGACTGGGTGAATGAACAGCGGTCACCAATAGGCTCCAAAACATAAAGCGACTCATACATAATCTAAATTCCCTATTGCTTTTTAAACAGTCCTGATGTGTCTGAGGAGCCTCCTCTATGCTGTTATCCAGTGAAGAAGGGTGATTGCAAGTACGCCACCTTAAACATGTGGCCTCCAAGATTGCCTTGGAATCATGGCCATTCCAGACAACAGGGAGAATGTAGATATATGGGGGAGCGCGTGTGGGGGATATTTTGGGGGTGGGCCTGTAAATGGTGCTCTGGTGATTTAATTTTCACTCACAAAACATTGATCAACATTATTCACTTCGCCACACCATCTGTAAGGGAGTCTGAAAAACATAGTCACTCTATTGCCCAGAAAGATGAAGACATTTCATTTAGGACATGGATATTGGAGGGCACTTAGAAACCTTTCAATTGGAAAGCCAATAAGATATTGTAAGACAAAAAAAGTTTCTCTGTTTAGAAGGGAGTCATGCTTGTTCATGTCACTGATACTTTGACATGCCTTTACATCAGTCTTGAATTTGTTTCTGTATTTCTTCATAAATTCTAAATGATTCAAGTTCCCACTGAATATTCCTGTCTTCACAAAACGTGAATTGATTTTGCATTGTAGGTTTGTAGCTGCCTTGTGTATATTCCTGGTATACTTTGCTGGTAAGTTCTGATTTAGCTTCTATAATATTTCTCCATGATTATTTTTAGTTGTTTGTTCTAGGACTTGGGTGTGGTCTTTGAACTAGAAATAAGtgtaataaattatttctataaattaaacTGCATCAACAAAAATACTTGATATGTATAAGAATCTTATTGATAACTAACAAATAATAACAGAATTATATAAAGGTTTCCCCCCTAGCAATTactattcaaaatttaaaatatttacatttagatGTATGTTCCAAGGAGATAAAAATACACATTGGTGTAAAATAATCTCTCTCAGATTTGCATGTTTACATATTTTACTTTCTCCATTTAGTCAGTGGCACAAAGGAAAATTTGCAGCTGGTGTCAAGACAAGTGGACAACATTTGTGTTTATATGGTAGCTGACTGTAAGGAATACTACAGGTATTCCTGAAATGTGTGTGTCTTCACAGAACTGTTCAGTTTAGCACTGGAATTACAATACAAATAGAATGTACTATTCTTTCGTGAAGGTCTCTGGAACTATATCTCAAGGCAGAATTTTGGTTGTACTTTCTGGAATTATGATGAAAATGTTTATGGAAAGCATCATAAATGGATGTCCATCTGCAACTGTTTCACTATAAAGCTTTCATTAGAAACATTCTTATACAAATGTCGTTTGGAATAAAGGTCTCCGTTCTAATTGTGGCAACAGGAATACTCATCTTAGGAGTGCTAGGAAATGGATTCATCGGACTGGTGAACTGCATTGAATGGTTCAGGACTGGGAAAGTTTCCTCAGCTGATTTCATCCTCACCAGCTTGGCTCTGGCCAGAATCATTCAACTGTTGCTAACGCTATTGGATTCATTTATAATAGGGCTAGCTCCACATCTGTATGCTACTGGTAAACTAGCAAAGGTGGTTACTATTCTTTGGGCACTAACTAATCAGCTAACTATCTGGTTTGCCACCTGCCTCAGCGTTTTCTACTTCCTTAAGATCGCCAATTTCTCCCACTCCTTTTTCACGTGGCTGAAGTGGAGAGTCAACAGGGTGCTTGTACTGCTTTTCCTGGGGTCTTTCTTCCTACAGTCTCTTAACCTCTTAATGCACGATGCTATTACTGAATTGTGGTTGAATTCCTACAGGGTACATGAAATAAATATGACTTTGCagtttgaagaaaatgaaatgctcTATCTTAAAAGTCTTCTTCTTCTTACTTTGACCTATATTATCCCCTTTTTCCTGTCCCTGATCTCTTTGCTCCTTTTATTTCTGTCCTTGGTGAGACACACCAAGAATTTTCAGCTCAACCTGACAGGCTCAGGGGACTCAAGCACAGAGGCCCACAGAAGGGCCATGAAAATGGTGAcagccttccttctcctcttcatcatttacattatttctattcTCACAGCATGTTGGATCTTCAATATTTCCCAGACATATCAGGTCAAGATGTTTGTTGTGATGATTTTTACTATCTTTCCCTCAGGCCActctttcattataatttttggaAACAGCAAGCTAAGACAGATCGCCTTGAGACTACTCTGGCCCTTAAATTATTT
Encoded proteins:
- the LOC129149684 gene encoding taste receptor type 2 member 20-like gives rise to the protein MLNLLQSILSILIIVQCVLGSSANGFIALVNCIDWVKKHKISCADGILTALAVSRISLLGIIVFNWYGTVLHPSIYSSEVKTIVHITWVVSNHFCLWLATSLSILYLLKIANFSSLLFLHLKWKANRVVLMILWGTLVFFIVHLAVISTDAKMQMNEYKGNITWESKLRNIAHLSKMILFILANLIPFTVSLTAVLLLIFSLWKHLKRMQLSGKGSQDPSTEVHIRAMQTVISFLLLFVIFFVAQIISVWNSSTQQNNSLHMICKVFGTLYPSSHSFILIWGNKKLRQAFLSFLRQVRCWLKERK